One genomic window of Mus musculus strain C57BL/6J chromosome 4, GRCm38.p6 C57BL/6J includes the following:
- the Cyp4a29 gene encoding cytochrome P450, family 4, subfamily a, polypeptide 29, which produces MSISALSPIRFLECVSGFLQVIFLIGLLLLLFKAAQHYLRRQWLLRALYQFPSPPSHWLFGHCLQFKVDEELRWILRYLEKFPGAFLHWIWGSHVFIKVCDPDYMKVILGRADPKASLYRFLTPWLGHGLFFLNGDEWFQHRRLLTPAFHYDILKPYVGIMADSVQVMLEKWEQIACQDITLEIFHPISLMMLDTIMKYAFSYQGSVQLDRSSQAYLQAVSDLNNLVTSRMKNVFLHNDIIYNLTSHSRRTNSACQIAHEHTDRVVKLRKAQLQDNKSMKKLRGKRCLDFLDILLLSRMDDGSSLSDKALRAEVDSLMFGGHDTPASGISWVFYALATHPDHQQRCREEVQSLLGDGSPITWDHLHQMPYTTMCIKEALRLYPPIPSVGRKLSTPVTFPDGRSLPKGITVLLHFYALHHNPKVWPNPEVFDPSRFAMNSVQHSHAFLPFSGGSRNCIGKHLAMNVLKVAVALTLLRFELLPDPSRVPIPTQQLVLKSKNGIYLHLRKLQ; this is translated from the exons ATGAGTATCTCTGCACTGAGCCCCATCAGATTTCTGGAATGTGTCTCTGGATTCCTCCAAGTGATCTTCCTGATTGGCCTGCTTCTGCTGCTTTTCAAGGCAGCACAACACTATCTGCGCAGACAATGGCTGCTCAGAGCCCTCTACCAGTTCCCATCACCACCCTCCCACTGGCTCTTTGGGCATTGCTTGCAG TTCAAAGTGGATGAGGAGCTGAGATGGATTCTAAGATATTTAGAGAAATTCCCAGGTGCATTTCTCCACTGGATATGGGGAAGTCATGTCTTCATCAAGGTCTGCGACCCTGACTACATGAAAGTGATTCTGGGGAGAGCAG ACCCAAAGGCTAGCCTCTACCGATTCTTGACCCCTTGGCTTG GACATGGTTTGTTCTTTTTGAATGGAGATGAGTGGTTCCAGCATCGTCGGTTGTTGACACCAGCATTCCACTATGACATCCTCAAACCCTATGTGGGGATCATGGCAGACTCTGTACAAGTGATGCTG GAAAAATGGGAGCAGATTGCTTGTCAAGACATCACTCTAGAGATCTTTCACCCTATCTCCTTGATGATGTTGGACACCATCATGAAGTATGCCTTCAGTTACCAGGGCAGTGTCCAATTGGACAG GAGTTCTCAGGCCTACCTCCAGGCTGTTAGTGATTTGAACAACCTAGTGACTTCCCGTATGAAGAATGTCTTCCTCCACAATGACATTATCTACAACCTGACTTCCCATAGCCGAAGGACCAACTCTGCCTGCCAGattgcccatgaacacacag ACCGAGTTGTCAAGCTAAGGAAGGCTCAGCTACAGGACAACAAATCAATGAAGAAGCTCAGAGGAAAGAGATGTTTGGATTTCCTGGACATCCTTCTATTATCCAGA ATGGATGATGGGAGCAGCTTGTCTGACAAAGCATTGCGTGCTGAGGTAGACTCACTCATGTTTGGGGGTCATGACACACCAGCCAGTGGGATCTCCTGGGTCTTCTATGCTTTGGCTACACATCCCGACCACCAGCAGAGATGCAGAGAAGAGGTCCAGAGCCTTCTTGGGGATGGATCCCCCATCACATG GGACCACCTGCACCAGATGCCCTATACCACCATGTGCATCAAGGAGGCCCTGAGGCTCTACCCACCAATACCATCTGTTGGCAGAAAGCTTAGCACACCTGTCACCTTCCCTGATGGACGTTCCTTACCTAAAG GTATCACAGTTCTGCTCCACTTTTATGCTCTTCACCACAACCCAAAAGTGTGGCCAAATCCAGAG GTGTTTGATCCTTCTCGGTTTGCAATGAATTCTGTCCAACACAGCCATGCTTTCCTGCCGTTCTCAGGAGGATCAAG gaACTGCATTGGGAAGCACCTTGCCATGAATGTACTTAAGGTCGCTGTGGCCCTAACCCTGCTTCGATTTGAGCTGCTGCCAGATCCCTCCAGGGTCCCCATCCCTACTCAACAACTCGTATTAAAGTCTAAGAATGGGATCTACCTGCATCTCAGGAAGCTCCAATAG